In Roseisolibacter agri, one genomic interval encodes:
- a CDS encoding SLC13 family permease encodes MSGAAWALVALLGAVVLSLTSRVNVGIVAVALAWLAGVFGAGLGTEAVLGGFPGSLFVTLLGVTLLFAAAEANGTLAALATRVVTLARGDARLLPWLLFAGAALLSSLGPGAVPTVALVAPLAMAAGMRAGVSPFLTALMVCTGANAGNLSPVSAVGVVANGVMTKAGMGGHATRLWLANAAAHALVAACAYVLLRLRATDAGVADVRTDAPTDAAPLGRTGWLTLCVIVAWVAGLLAWRWPLGPSACAAAALLIAARLGDEAATLRRVPWSAIVMVCGVSMLVALLEKTGGLPLFAALLARLATPATLDGTIAFVTGAISAWSSTSGVVIPAFLPTASALVGQTGGGDPLAVSLSIAVGSHLVDVSPLSTLGALCIATLAEPTAQRTLFRQLLTWGLSMIVVGALLCQLAAGWVARL; translated from the coding sequence GTGAGCGGTGCCGCGTGGGCGCTCGTCGCCCTGCTCGGCGCGGTCGTCCTCTCGCTCACCTCGCGCGTGAACGTCGGCATCGTCGCCGTCGCGCTGGCCTGGCTCGCCGGCGTCTTCGGCGCGGGGCTCGGCACGGAGGCGGTGCTCGGCGGCTTTCCCGGCTCGCTGTTCGTCACGCTGCTCGGCGTCACGCTGCTGTTCGCGGCGGCGGAGGCGAACGGCACGCTCGCCGCGCTCGCGACGCGCGTCGTGACGCTCGCGCGCGGCGACGCGCGGCTGCTGCCCTGGCTCCTGTTCGCGGGCGCCGCGCTGCTCTCGTCGCTGGGGCCCGGCGCGGTACCGACGGTGGCCCTCGTCGCGCCGCTGGCGATGGCCGCGGGGATGCGCGCGGGCGTGTCGCCCTTCCTCACGGCGCTGATGGTGTGCACCGGCGCGAACGCGGGGAACCTGTCGCCGGTGAGCGCGGTCGGCGTGGTCGCCAACGGCGTGATGACGAAGGCGGGCATGGGCGGCCACGCGACGCGTCTCTGGCTCGCCAACGCCGCCGCGCACGCGCTGGTCGCGGCGTGCGCCTACGTGCTGCTGCGCCTGCGCGCGACGGACGCCGGCGTCGCCGACGTGCGCACCGACGCGCCGACGGACGCGGCGCCGCTCGGCCGCACGGGATGGCTCACGCTGTGCGTGATCGTCGCCTGGGTCGCGGGGCTGCTCGCGTGGCGCTGGCCGCTGGGCCCCAGCGCGTGCGCGGCGGCGGCGCTGCTCATCGCCGCGCGCCTCGGCGACGAGGCCGCGACGCTGCGGCGCGTCCCGTGGAGCGCGATCGTGATGGTGTGCGGCGTGTCGATGCTGGTCGCGCTGCTGGAGAAGACGGGCGGGCTCCCGCTGTTCGCCGCGCTGCTCGCGCGCCTCGCCACGCCGGCGACGCTCGACGGCACCATCGCGTTCGTCACCGGCGCCATCTCCGCGTGGAGCAGCACCTCGGGCGTCGTCATCCCCGCCTTCCTGCCCACCGCGTCCGCGCTCGTGGGGCAGACGGGCGGTGGCGATCCGCTCGCGGTCTCGCTCAGCATCGCCGTCGGCTCGCACCTCGTCGACGTCTCGCCGCTGTCCACGCTCGGCGCGCTCTGCATCGCGACGCTCGCCGAGCCCACGGCGCAGCGCACGCTCTTCCGCCAGCTGCTGACGTGGGGGCTGTCGATGATCGTCGTGGGCGCGCTGCTCTGCCAGCTCGCCGCGGGGTGGGTGGCGCGGCTCTGA